From one Caldithrix abyssi DSM 13497 genomic stretch:
- a CDS encoding HD domain-containing protein gives MDALEAALKIALKAHAGQKDRAGMPYILHPLRVMHNVSGSNAKIVALLHDVLEDADCTLQELEEHGFSREVLNAVDCLTRRPGEDYFDYLQRIAKNPLAVQVKIADLNDNLDIKRLDVITEEDRRRLNKYLEALRMLLKK, from the coding sequence ATGGACGCCCTGGAAGCTGCCCTTAAAATCGCTTTAAAGGCCCATGCCGGCCAGAAAGATCGGGCCGGCATGCCGTACATCTTGCATCCCTTGCGCGTCATGCACAACGTGTCCGGCAGCAACGCTAAAATTGTCGCTTTGCTCCACGATGTGCTGGAAGATGCAGACTGTACATTGCAGGAGCTGGAAGAACACGGCTTTTCGCGAGAAGTTTTAAACGCGGTCGATTGTCTTACGCGCCGACCGGGCGAAGATTATTTTGATTATCTTCAACGGATTGCAAAAAATCCGCTGGCCGTTCAGGTAAAAATTGCCGATTTAAACGACAACCTGGATATTAAGCGCCTGGATGTCATTACTGAAGAGGACCGTCGGCGTTTGAATAAATACCTTGAAGCGTTAAGAATGCTTTTAAAAAAATAA
- the upp gene encoding uracil phosphoribosyltransferase encodes MNNLFIIEHPLLQAKLTVLRDKRTKRQEFRQTLSEIAMLMTYDITRNIPVSHVKVETPLEETTGTVLNKDVTLVPILRAGLGMIDGILELLPDARVGHVGVYRDKKTLLPVEYYLKLPENVKETFVILVDPMLATGGSALAAIEILRQKGIKELNFLCLVAAPEGVRAVHEKFPDVKIFTAALDRQLNEHGYILPGLGDAGDRLYGTE; translated from the coding sequence TTGAACAATCTTTTCATCATTGAACACCCGCTGCTGCAGGCAAAGTTAACGGTGCTGCGCGATAAAAGAACCAAACGTCAGGAATTCCGACAAACACTTTCAGAGATTGCCATGTTGATGACTTATGACATCACGCGCAATATTCCGGTTTCTCATGTTAAGGTGGAAACCCCGCTGGAAGAAACCACGGGTACAGTGCTGAACAAAGATGTTACACTGGTCCCCATTCTTAGAGCGGGCCTGGGCATGATTGACGGTATTCTGGAACTGCTGCCGGATGCAAGAGTTGGGCACGTGGGCGTTTATCGGGATAAAAAAACGCTGCTGCCGGTTGAATATTATCTGAAATTGCCGGAAAATGTAAAAGAGACTTTTGTGATTTTAGTGGATCCCATGCTGGCCACGGGCGGATCTGCCCTGGCGGCTATTGAAATTTTGAGACAAAAGGGCATTAAAGAACTTAATTTTTTGTGTCTGGTGGCCGCGCCTGAGGGTGTGCGCGCCGTGCATGAAAAATTTCCGGATGTCAAGATTTTTACTGCGGCGCTTGACCGACAGTTGAACGAGCACGGTTATATTTTGCCCGGCCTGGGCGATGCCGGAGACCGCCTTTACGGCACCGAATAA
- a CDS encoding M16 family metallopeptidase, translating to MPGIKIEFEEYQLPNGLHVILHQDRQIPIVAINLWYRVGSRNERPGKTGFAHLFEHMMFQGSQHVPPEMHFQLIQSVGGTLNGSTYFDRTNYYETLPSHYLEMGLWLESDRMGFLLPALNEEKFRTQLEVVKNERRQRYENQPYGLWLEKILELAFPADYPYHWPVIGYMSDLEKATLDDIRQFFKTYYAPNNASLVLSGDFDVMQAKKLIEQYFAEIPPYENIPPVNKHFSAYNQGEKLSEIHDHVQLPRLHFAYHLPGISSSEVYHGDFIASVLNGGKSARFIQKLVRQKQIVQDIQTFVLPMIDTSLFFIVATPKPDQSIEDIRREIDEEMERILNEPITQQEMERVKNQIIAQKVRELQSVSVRADLLNMYYTYYQNANHLNEEIDVYMNITPDDLMSTAQKFLTPQNRVGVIYLPEKKEQRLK from the coding sequence ATGCCAGGAATTAAAATCGAATTTGAAGAATACCAACTGCCCAACGGGCTGCATGTTATTTTACATCAGGATCGCCAGATCCCCATCGTGGCCATCAATCTGTGGTACCGGGTGGGTTCCAGAAACGAACGCCCCGGTAAAACCGGCTTTGCGCATCTGTTTGAACACATGATGTTTCAGGGCAGCCAGCACGTTCCGCCGGAAATGCACTTTCAACTCATCCAGAGCGTGGGCGGCACTTTAAATGGCTCCACCTACTTTGACCGCACCAATTATTACGAAACCCTGCCTTCGCACTACCTGGAAATGGGCCTCTGGCTGGAATCGGATCGCATGGGTTTTCTGCTTCCCGCGCTGAATGAAGAAAAGTTCAGGACGCAGTTAGAAGTGGTTAAAAATGAACGGCGGCAGCGTTACGAAAATCAGCCCTATGGCTTATGGCTGGAAAAAATTCTGGAACTTGCTTTTCCAGCGGATTATCCCTATCACTGGCCGGTCATCGGCTACATGTCCGATCTGGAAAAAGCCACGCTTGACGACATCCGCCAATTCTTTAAAACCTATTACGCGCCCAATAATGCCAGCCTGGTTCTCAGCGGGGACTTTGATGTGATGCAGGCCAAAAAGCTGATCGAACAGTATTTTGCCGAAATTCCGCCCTACGAAAACATCCCGCCCGTTAACAAGCATTTTTCCGCTTACAATCAGGGCGAAAAACTTTCTGAAATTCACGATCATGTTCAGTTGCCGCGTTTACACTTTGCTTACCATTTACCGGGCATCTCATCTAGCGAAGTGTACCACGGCGATTTTATTGCCAGCGTTTTAAACGGCGGAAAAAGCGCGCGCTTTATTCAAAAGCTGGTTCGCCAAAAACAAATTGTGCAGGACATCCAGACTTTTGTTTTGCCCATGATCGATACCTCGTTGTTTTTTATTGTGGCCACACCAAAGCCCGATCAGTCGATAGAAGACATTCGCCGCGAAATAGACGAAGAGATGGAACGCATATTAAACGAACCAATCACGCAGCAGGAGATGGAGCGCGTTAAAAACCAGATCATTGCCCAAAAAGTACGCGAATTGCAATCGGTTTCGGTGCGCGCCGATCTGCTGAATATGTATTACACCTATTACCAAAATGCGAACCATTTAAATGAAGAGATCGATGTTTACATGAACATTACTCCAGACGACCTGATGTCCACCGCGCAAAAATTTTTGACCCCTCAAAACCGCGTGGGCGTTATTTACCTGCCTGAAAAGAAGGAACAGAGGTTGAAATGA
- a CDS encoding M16 family metallopeptidase: protein MKDKVNREKIPQPGQPRPFNFPEFRAYRLPEGLQTITVHKNNLPLVNLLYHVSFSPLDDRPGHEGQASLLSLLLLEGTKKLTGAQIAGRFEALGANYNTHIGWSGFYFELNILKEHLEKGLELSRQILYESVLPDHEFARLKQEALVDRLQIKDMAGRIANERLLKLLFPDHRYGLPVEGLSASIEKITVEELRSLYNQVFLKRQPTIIFTGNIEEDEALSLTEKYFASQQNKAPHEAKVARFEQSAKPKMALVHKPNAAQIELRVAQFIPPRQHPDFFKIRLMNEIFGGYFLSRLNLNLREKHGYTYGIHSQLTYRPQVGMLLISASIQSEFITQALQEVFKETHKMKEDGVSADELSSAAGYLIGVFPTAFETIDQISDAIAHIVTYNLPADYYRTFREKIAEVTVEQVNEAAQKYLKPQNMQVVLVGDRNVVEKALKENYEIEVFDIKGNPLK from the coding sequence ATGAAAGATAAGGTTAATAGAGAAAAAATTCCGCAGCCCGGTCAACCGCGGCCCTTTAATTTTCCGGAGTTCCGCGCCTATCGCCTGCCCGAAGGCTTGCAAACCATTACCGTGCACAAAAACAACCTGCCGCTGGTCAACCTGTTGTACCACGTCTCTTTTTCGCCGCTGGACGACCGCCCAGGACATGAGGGACAGGCCAGTTTGCTTTCTCTTTTACTGTTAGAAGGCACTAAAAAATTGACCGGCGCTCAGATTGCCGGACGTTTTGAAGCCCTGGGCGCCAACTACAACACACACATCGGCTGGAGCGGTTTTTACTTTGAATTGAATATTTTAAAAGAACATCTTGAAAAAGGTCTGGAATTAAGCCGTCAGATTTTATATGAGTCGGTTTTGCCAGATCATGAATTTGCCCGTTTAAAACAGGAGGCGCTGGTCGATCGCCTGCAGATTAAAGACATGGCCGGTCGGATCGCTAACGAACGACTGTTAAAATTGCTTTTTCCAGACCACCGTTACGGTCTGCCTGTTGAGGGGCTGAGCGCTTCCATTGAAAAAATTACGGTAGAAGAGCTGCGCAGCCTGTACAACCAGGTCTTTTTGAAACGCCAGCCGACAATCATTTTTACCGGAAACATCGAAGAAGATGAAGCGCTTTCTTTAACAGAAAAGTATTTTGCCAGCCAGCAAAACAAAGCGCCGCATGAAGCTAAAGTGGCGCGCTTTGAACAGAGCGCAAAACCCAAAATGGCGCTGGTGCATAAACCCAATGCGGCGCAAATTGAGTTGCGTGTGGCACAGTTCATCCCGCCGCGCCAGCATCCAGATTTCTTTAAAATACGCCTGATGAATGAGATTTTCGGCGGTTATTTTCTCTCGCGCCTCAATTTAAACCTGAGAGAAAAACATGGCTACACCTACGGTATTCACTCTCAATTAACCTACCGACCTCAGGTGGGAATGTTGCTGATCTCGGCTTCCATTCAATCCGAATTCATTACGCAGGCATTGCAGGAGGTTTTTAAAGAAACGCATAAAATGAAAGAAGATGGCGTAAGCGCCGATGAACTGAGCAGCGCCGCCGGCTATTTAATCGGCGTGTTCCCCACGGCGTTTGAAACGATCGATCAGATCAGCGACGCCATAGCCCACATTGTGACTTACAATTTGCCGGCGGATTACTACCGCACCTTTCGGGAGAAAATTGCCGAAGTCACCGTTGAGCAGGTGAATGAAGCGGCGCAAAAATATCTAAAACCGCAAAATATGCAGGTTGTTCTGGTCGGCGATCGTAACGTGGTTGAAAAGGCGTTAAAAGAGAATTATGAAATTGAAGTTTTTGATATTAAAGGGAATCCCTTAAAGTAA
- the metK gene encoding methionine adenosyltransferase — protein sequence MPNYLFSSESVTEGHPDKMADQISDAILDEVIKDDVFGRVACETFLTTGLVLVGGEITTDTYVDIPKTVREVVKDIGYVNAEYGFDYMTCAVMTSIDQQSPDIAMGVDRAGAGDQGMMFGYATTETAELMPMPILLAHKITHRLADVRKSGKLPFLRPDGKAQVTIRYENDKPIAVEKVVVSAQHEPNVAYETLKEAIIEEVVKPVLPQEMVNGREITYFINPTGRFVIGGPQGDAGLTGRKIIVDTYGGVFSHGGGAFSGKDPTKVDRSASYFARYVAKNVVAAGLAEKCGVQVAYAIGVAEPVSLMVQTFGTGKMPDEELTKLVQKHFDFTPGGIIETLDLRRPIYRKTAAYGHFGREMKEFTWEKTDMAETLKKG from the coding sequence ATGCCCAATTATCTGTTTTCATCAGAATCGGTAACGGAAGGCCATCCGGATAAAATGGCGGATCAGATATCCGATGCGATTCTGGACGAAGTTATAAAAGATGATGTTTTTGGACGCGTTGCTTGCGAAACCTTTTTAACCACCGGCCTGGTTCTGGTTGGCGGCGAAATTACCACCGATACCTATGTGGATATTCCAAAAACGGTGCGTGAAGTCGTTAAAGATATTGGTTATGTTAACGCTGAATACGGTTTTGACTACATGACTTGCGCCGTGATGACTTCCATTGATCAACAATCGCCGGATATTGCCATGGGCGTTGACCGGGCGGGCGCCGGCGATCAGGGCATGATGTTTGGCTACGCCACCACCGAAACAGCAGAGTTAATGCCCATGCCCATTTTGTTAGCCCATAAAATAACGCATCGCCTGGCGGATGTGCGCAAAAGCGGTAAACTACCCTTTTTACGCCCCGATGGCAAAGCTCAGGTGACCATTCGTTATGAAAACGATAAACCGATCGCCGTTGAAAAGGTGGTGGTTTCTGCCCAGCATGAACCGAATGTCGCTTACGAAACATTGAAAGAAGCGATTATTGAAGAGGTGGTTAAACCGGTTTTGCCGCAGGAGATGGTTAATGGCCGTGAAATCACCTATTTTATTAATCCTACCGGCCGATTTGTGATCGGCGGTCCGCAGGGCGACGCCGGGCTCACCGGACGTAAGATCATTGTTGATACTTATGGCGGAGTGTTCAGCCATGGCGGCGGCGCGTTTAGCGGAAAGGATCCCACGAAGGTCGATCGTTCTGCCTCGTATTTTGCGCGTTACGTGGCCAAAAACGTGGTGGCCGCCGGTCTGGCCGAAAAATGCGGCGTACAGGTTGCCTATGCCATCGGCGTAGCCGAACCGGTTTCGTTGATGGTGCAAACATTTGGCACCGGTAAAATGCCCGATGAAGAATTAACCAAATTGGTGCAAAAACATTTCGATTTTACGCCTGGCGGCATTATTGAAACGCTGGATTTACGCAGACCCATCTATCGTAAAACAGCGGCTTACGGACACTTTGGCCGTGAAATGAAGGAGTTTACCTGGGAAAAAACGGACATGGCTGAAACGTTAAAAAAAGGTTGA